The following nucleotide sequence is from Mycosarcoma maydis chromosome 21, whole genome shotgun sequence.
GCACAGGGACCACATATTGTGACGCTGATCCGGTCGCGAAGTGTTGGCGAAACTCTTTCTTTCCCAAGAGCTGGTGGCTTGCTCGGCGGCACCATTGGTGCAGAACTGAGCGCCCTCGGCGTACCAGTCGACGTTGCCAGCTTCGGTGGCGAGTTtgacagcgacagcaagGGGAACGTCAGCCTGAACTCCAGCGGCACCATCAGTGGCGAGCGCCGACGTCTCCTTGGGCCTTACGCTCAGCCTTCTCAGGATCATGGTAGAAGAACATGCCGGGCATCATCGAAAGGTCACCACCCTTGAGCCGGAGGACAGTGCGGCAGAGCAGACACCAGAGAATAACAACAGAGTGACGGCCACGGACGTTGCCGGGTATAGCGATGTCGACAAATCTGAGAGGCGGgacagagtcgtgagtcgacAAACGAGATGCAGGATATGTTGACTTACAAGGCCTTGTGCATGGCCTGGTGGCTAACATGGGggtcgatgacgatgatAACACGGGTCTCCTTGAACCAACGGGTGACATAGTTGGTGGAAGAACCGGGGGTGAAACGGTCAGCAATGTTGATGGCACCGGTCTGGCCAGCAAACGT
It contains:
- a CDS encoding 40S ribosomal protein uS2 (related to RPS0B - 40S ribosomal protein p40 homolog B), with amino-acid sequence MLIEDAHQNQERRQADGSFSIGKKWEKIIFAARILATVVTLKNPAEIPVVSSRQYDYCAVLTFAGQTGAINIADRFTPGSSTNYVTRWFKETRVIIVIDPHVSHQAMHKALFVDIAIPGNVRGRHSVVILWCLLCRTVLRLKGGDLSMMPGMFFYHDPEKAERKAQGDVGARH